TGGATCGTCTCCAGATGATGGGATTTATATCCTAATCAAGGAGGTAATTGACAATAGTATTGATGAGTTTGTAATGGGCACAGGAAAAACTATTGAAGTTACATTAAAAGACAAAATGGTTACGGTTCGTGACTTTGGACGTGGTATTCCGTTAGGAAAGGTGATCGATGTAGTGTCGAAAATGAACACAGGAGGGAAATATGACTCAAAGGCTTTTAAAAAATCTGTTGGTCTAAATGGGGTAGGTACAAAAGCCGTGAATGCGCTATCTAATTATTTCCGCGTTGTTTCTGTTCGTGATAATCAACAAAAAGCAGCTGAATTTTCAGCAGGTGATTTGGTGAACGAAGAGGAATTAACGGAAACTACGAAACGCAAAGGAACGAAAGTATCGTTTATTGCGGATGAGAAAATTTTCAAAAACTACAAGTACCGCAAAGAATATATTGAGCGCATGCTCAAAAATTATTGCTATCTGAATAAAGGACTAACCATTATTTTCAATGGAGAAAAGTTTTATTCAGAAAATGGATTAATGGATTTGCTGAATGAAAATATCGATGCAGAAGATCAAGTTTATCCAATCATTCACTTAACAGGTGATGATATTGAAGTAGCGATTACCCATAGTAAAACACAATATTCAGAAGAGTACTACTCGTTTGTAAACGGACAAAATACAACGCAAGGAGGAACGCATTTAGGTGCATTCAGAGAGGCTTTGGTTCGCACATTAAAAGAGTTTTACAACAAAAACTTTGAAGCATCAGATATTCGTAAGTCTATTGTAGCTGCTATTTCAGTAAAAGTGGAAGAACCTGTTTTCGAATCGCAAACCAAAACAAAATTAGGTTCAACGGATATGGGACCTGATTTGCCAACGGTAAGAACGTTTGTGAATGACTTCGTTAAAACGCAGTTAGATAATTACTTGCATAAAAACCCAGAAATTGCCGATGCGTTGTTGCGCAAAATTTTGCAAGCGGAACGTGAACGCAAGGAGTTATCTGGTATTCGAAAAATTGCCAAAGAACGCGCAAAAAAAGCAAGTTTACACAACCGTAAATTACGCGATTGTCGTGTGCATTTAACAGACATCAAGAACCCAAGATATTTAGAAAGTACTCTTTTTATTACGGAGGGGGATTCAGCTTCTGGATCGATTACCAAATCGAGAGATGTGAATACCCAAGCTGTATTTAGTTTACGCGGTAAACCACTAAACTCGTATGGAATGACCAAAAAAATTGTATACGAAAATGAGGAGTTCAACTTGCTTCAAGCAGCATTAGATATTGAAGAAGACTTTGAAAGCTTGCGCTACAACAACATCGTAATCGCAACGGATGCCGATGTCGATGGAATGCACATTCGCTTGCTATTAATTACATTCTTTTTGCAATTCTTTCCTGAATTAATCAAAGAAGGTCATTTGTATATTTTACAGACCCCTTTATTCCGTGTGAGAAATAGAAAAGAAACAATTTATTGTTACAGTGAGGAAGAGCGCGTAGCAGCTATTGAAAAGCTAAAACCTAAACCAGAAATCACGCGATTCAAAGGGTTAGGAGAGATTTCTCCAGATGAGTTTCAACACTTCATTGGGGAGAGTATACGCTTAGATCCTGTGATGCTTGATAAATCAATGTCTATTGAAAAAATGTTAGAATTTTATATGGGTAAAAATACCCCAGATAGACAGGAGTTTATTATTGATAATTTGAAAGTTGAACTTGATGTTGTAGAAGAATAGACTATGAGTACGGAAGATAATTTGAATGAAGATATCCAGCCAAATAACCTAGAAAATGGGGAGTTTGTAGAAGATCATACGGAATTACAAGAAGAAGAGGAAAAAGAAACGATTACCAAGGTTACGGGCATGTACAAGGAATGGTTCTTGGACTATGCCTCGTATGTTATTTTAGAACGTGCCGTACCTGCTATTGAAGATGGTTTTAAGCCTGTTCAGCGTCGTATCATGCATTCCATGAAGGAATTGGATGATGGACGATACAATAAAGTAGCCAATGTTGTTGGGCATACGATGCAGTATCACCCACACGGAGATGCAAGTATTGGAGATGCTATGGTGCAGTTAGGGCAAAAAGAATTGCTCATTGACATGCAAGGAAACTGGGGAAATATCCTGACAGGAGATGGAGCAGCAGCTTCGCGTTATATCGAAGCGCGTCTAAGTAAGTTTGCTTTAGAGGTATTGTATTCGCCTAAAATTACAGAATGGCAGCTGTCGTATGATGGTCGTCGTAATGAACCTGTGAATTTACCTGTAAAGTTTCCTTTGCTATTGGCACAAGGAGCGGAAGGGATTGCCGTAGGTTTATCGACGAAAGTATTGCCTCATAACTTCATCGAGCTGATTGATGCTTCAGTTAAAATTTTAAAAGGAAAACCGTTTACCTTATATCCCGATTTCCCAACGGAGGGAATTGCCGATGTATCTAATTATAACGATGGATTGCGTGGCGGACGTGTACGTGTGCGTGCGCGTATCTCGCAATTAGACAAGAATACCTTAGTGATTACGCAGATTCCTTTTTCAACGACTACGACTTCATTGATCGATAGTATATTGAAAGCCAATGAAAAAGGGAAATTAAAAATTAGAAAAATTGAAGACAATACAGCAGCAAATGTGGAAATCTTAATCCACTTGCCTCCTGGAACGTCTCCAGATAAAACAATTGATGCTTTATATGCCTTTACGGGATGTGAAACATCTATTGCGCCTTTAGCTTGTATCATTCAAGATAACAAACCGCTGTTTATTGGGGTTTCAGATATGCTAAAACGTTCAACACATCAAACGGTTGATTTATTAAAGCAAGAGCTGGAAATCGAATTAGGGGAGTTAGAGGAAAGATGGCACTTTTTATCCTTAGAGCGTATTTTTATTGAAAATAGAATTTATCGCGCAATTGAGGAAGAAGAAACATGGGAAGGAGTGCTTTCATCGATTGATGAAGGGTTAAAGCCATTTGTTATCCATCTGAAGAGAGCAGTAACACAAGAGGATATTATCCGATTGACCGAGATTCGAATCAAGCGTATTTCTCGTTTTGATATTGATAAGGCCAATCAGCAAATTGAATCCTTAGAAGGAGAAATCGAACAAGTGAAATACAATTTAGAACACTTGATTGATTTTGCTATCAAGTACTTTACTAATTTGAAAGAGAAATACGGTAAAGGAAGAGAACGCAAAACGGAATTGAGAAGTTTTGATACTATTGAAGCAACGAAAGTGGTTTTGAGAAACACGAAACTTTATGTCAATAGACAGGAAGGGTTCTTTGGAACTTCGTTGCGAAAAGATGAATATGTTTGCGATTGTTCGGATATCGACGATATTATTGTCTTTTTACGCGATGGATCGATGGTGATTTCAAAGGTGGAAGAGAAGCGTTTTGTGGGGAAAGATATCATTCATATTGATGTATTTGCCAAAAACGATAAACGCACCATTTACAACTTGATTTACCGCGATGGAAAATCAGGCCCAACGTATATCAAGCGTTTTAACGTAATGAGTATTACCCGTGACAAAGTATACGATTTAACGCAAGGAAATGCAGGTTCTCAAATCTTGTATTTCTCTGCCAATCCTAATGGGGAAGCAGAAGTCGTAACGATTTTATTGCGTCAATTGAGTAATGTCAAGAAATTGAAATTTGATGTTGATTTCGCGGACCTCTTAATTAAAGGACGTATCGCAAAAGGAAACCTGGTAACGAAATATGCCATCAAGAAAATTGAACTCAAAGAAAAGGGAATTTCTACCTTGCGTCCGCGCAAAATTTGGTATGATGATACAGTAAGAAGGTTGAATGTTGAAGGAAGAGGGGATTTACTTGGAGAATTCAAACCAGAAGATCGCTTGTTGATCATCACCCAAAGTGGAAGAGTCAAAACAGTAGTTCCTGAATTGACTACGCATTTTGAGGAAGACATGATTGTATTGGAAAAATGGAAACCAACAAAACCTATTTCTGCTATTTATTATGATGGCGAAAAAGCAAGATACTATGTGAAGCGATTTGTGGTTGAAAATGAAAATAGAGAAGATGTGTTTATTTCTGAACATGAGAATTCAAAATTGGAATTGATTTCAACGGATTATCGCCCAGTAGTAGAGGTTGTTTTCTCTAAAGTAAAAGGAGTACAGAAAGAAAACTTAGTTCTTGATTTAGAGCAATTTATAACGATTAAGGGAATTAAAGCTTTAGGTAACCAATTAACGGCTGACAAAGTAAAACAAATTGATCATTTGGAATCTTTACCCTATGAAGAAGTAGTGGAAGAGGAGGAAGTAATTACCTATGATGTAGAGAATTTGCCAGATGTTAATATAGATGAAGACGGACAAAGTAGCTTGTTTTAAAGTGATATTAAATTAAAAGTATTTATCGCGTCCTACAGCAAATTAATAATAACTCAATTAAATTTAAGAGGATGAAGTGGAGATTTTGTGTACTATGTAGTTGTGCGGTTGTAATGACAATCAGTACTTCATATGGCCAGACGGTGTCAGATGATCATTTATTTGAAAATACAACTGTCCATTCTTTAACTGAACGATGGGATTTATCATCGACAGCTAAAAGGAAAACATTTACGATTTCTCCATATAAGCCTATTTATCTTTTACCAGCCCGATGGACGAGTAAGCCCAATATGCAGCCCTTCAGTTATAGTGAACATATGGGACAACCACAAGCTGTTGATTATAATCGGGTAGAAGCTCGTTTTCAATTGAGTTTCAAGACCAAAGTTACAGAAGGTTTGCTATTTGGAAAAGGAGATGTCTGGTTGGCATTTACGCAAACTGCCAATTGGCAAGTGTACAATGGGGAGATTTCTAGACCTTTTAGGGAACTAAATTATGAACCAGAAGTTATCTTCAATTATCCTTTAAATTTGTCAATTGGGAATTTTAAGGTTAAAATGGCTGGGTTTGCGTTTAATCATCAATCCAATGGAAAAAGCGAACCTACTTCACGAAGTTGGAATCGTGTTATTATGCATGCAGGAATGGAATATAACCAATGGACATTCATGCTCAAACCTTGGATTCGATTAGGTGAAAAAAATAAGACTGATGATAATGCACTTATTACAGAGTATTATGGAAAGGGGGAGCTGACTGTTGCCTATCAACATAACGGACAAGTGTTGACCTTTATGACACGCAATAATATGCGTTTGAATTCTCGTTATAAAGGATTTCATGAGTTGACTTATACGTATCCTATTAAGAACAATCTCAAGGCTTTCTTTGTGGTTAATAATGGATACGGAGAGTCACTAATTGATTACAACTGGAATCAAACCACCATTGGTATTGGTATTTCTCTAATGGAATGGTATTAAAATATAGACATAAAAAGAAAAGGAGAGCGAAATCGCTCTCCTTTTTTGTATACATTCAATGTTAAATCATAATTAGTTATCCTTGTTTTGGACGAACTCCACTAATAATAGCCGTTACTAATACGATAGAATAGGCCCACATCAACCAAGAACCAAAAGAAGCAGCTCTCGTTGCTGGCATATTGGGAAAGATTGCCTCGAAAAACTGAATGGCAAATGTATCGATAAGCATACCTGGTAATACCAAAAGAATTCCTGCTGCTGTTTTTTCAAATCCGATTAAATTGAATTTCTTAAAAGTGAATAAAGAAAGGAAAATCATGGAAGGAACGACAATTAGATACAAGATGGATAAAATTGTAGGAGACTCCGTAAGGAAAAAGAATTGTCCAGCGAAACGAAATGCTAAAGTAGCTAGAAGCCAAACTAAAAATCCAATAGAAAGAATGGGAAAGATAAACGAGGGTGTTGCTTTGTTCATGTTTGCTGTTTTGATACGATACAACATTAGTTACCAACTGTAGCTTTTGTTTTTCTCTTCTTTTCTTGTGTCAAAAGAGTCTCTTTTTAAGCTTAGTAGGGTGATATGTTGATCTCAATTTTATAGAACGAAAGTAAAAAAAAAAACAAGAATAAATCGATTCGTATAAGGCTAGAAATAAAAAAAACGACGATAAAATAGGCTTTTATCGTCGTCTTGTTATTTTAATAGTAGATCCTTTGCCCTAAGGACACAAAGCTACTTATATTACTTACTTTCCTTTTTCTAAATCTTGTTGTTTGGCAGCCTTCTTCAATGAAAATATCAAATAGCAGAAGAAAACTAAAAAGGCTAAAAAGGAAAACCAATTGACTTGGATCGACCATAATTGATCGATATCCAATTGATAAATGCCATATACAAGTAGCAACAAAACAAGATAGGTGGTTATTTTTTCAATTTTTTTATTCATAGTATAGCTTAAATAGTCATAGAAAATAAAGCGCGTTCAGGTTTATTGCGTTGTAAGCGCAAATCCAACGCCATACAAATGTTGCGTACAAAGGCACGGCCTAATTTGTTGATGGTAATTACATTGTTTTGAATGGTAATTAGCTGGTCATTTTCCATCTCTTTTAATTCCTCTAACATAGGAGTAAAATCAATCAAATGTAAATCGCTAGTTAAATCCGTTTGTAAATTACACATTAAATGTAGGATATGTTTTCTAATTATCAAATCTTCTTCATTTAAAATGTGTCCTTTGACTACTGGAATTTCATTATTTGCTAAAGCTTCGTAGTAGGCTCCTATATTTTTTTCATTTTGAGCGAAGGCAGTCCAACTATCACTAATAGAAGATACCCCTAAACCAATCATTAAATCTGTTTTAGAAGAAGTATATCCCATAAAGTTTCGATGAATGCTATTGGTATTCATTGCTTTGTATAAAGAATCTGTTTTCAATGCAAAATGATCCATACCAATTTCAATGTAGCCTTTTTCTTCTAACAAGTTTTTGCCAATTTCGTATAGCTTTCTTTTTTCTTCATCTTTTGGTACATCCTCATCCTTGAATCCGCGTTGCCCATTTCCTTTGATCCAAGGCACATGTGCATAGCTGTAAAAAGCCAAACGATCAGGTGAGAGCGATTTCGTTTTCTCAATCGTATCAATTACGTGCTCAATTTGTTGAAAAGGCAGACCAAATATAATATCGTGGGAAATAGAAGTATACCCCATTTCCTTGGCCCAAAGAGTTACTTTAGCGACATCGTGAAACGTTTGATTACGATTTATGGCCTTCTGTATCTCGCGATTATAATCTTGTACGCCAAAGCTAACTCTTCGAAAACCGAGGTTATATAAAGTTTGTAAATGTTCTCTTGTGGTATTATTAGGGTGCCCTTCGAAACTAAATTCATAACCCTCTGCTTTGATTCCACGGGATAAGATACCTTCAATTAAGGTTTGCAAGTGCGCAGGAGCAAAGAAAGTAGGGGTTCCACCTCCAAGGTGAATTTCCTTGATGATGGGTTTGTCAACTAAAATATTACAATACAACTCCCATTCCTTTAGTATGGCTTGGATATAAGGAACTTCAACGTCATGGCGTTTGGTGATGTGTTTATGACAACCACAAAACGTACATAAACTCTCGCAATAAGGTAAGTGTATGTATAGACTAATACCTTCTTGTTCATTGGTTTGATCAAAGGTCTCCTTTACGCTTTTCAACCATTTATCACGGGAAAAACTTGTTTCGTCCCAATAGGGTACAGTAGGATAACTCGTATAACGAGGTCCTGGTACGTTGTATTTTTGTATCAGAGGGGTAGCCATTTTTCGTATATTTGTAACAAATGTAACAGGAATCAAAATGAATAATACTGATATTTGTCACTTGATTAGAAAAATTTAGATTAAAAATAAGATGAAGAATATAATTTTAACAGCTATCTTACTAATGTTTTCATTTTTTAAGGTTAGTGCTCAGGAAGTTAAAGCGAAAGAATTAGTAAATCCAACCACTTTTGAATCGCAAATTGCGAATAAAAAAGTACAGCTAATCGATGTGCGTACGCCAAAAGAATACAAAGAAGGTACGATTTTGAATGCCGTCAATATTGATTTTTTAGACGAAAGCTTTTCAAAAAATATCAAACAATTGGATAAAAAACAACCCGTTTATATCTTTTGTCAATCTGGGAAGAGAAGTGCAGTTGCAGCTGAAAAAATGCAAGAAGCAGGATTTGATGTCATTGAATTAGCTGGAGGCTATAAAGCGTGGAAAGCTGAAAAAGACTAGGTTTAATTTATCAATTATTTAAGAATTGATGGCAGTAGATGATGGAAAAAAATGTTATTTTTGAAAAAAAAGGTAAAGTATGGATATAGCATCATTTGGAAGTTTTTTAAGAACCTTAGTCATCATTGTAGTGATTTATTATGCTTTTAAATTTGCGATGCGTTATTTATTTCCACTTTTTGTCTATAAAATGGCAAAAAAAGTAGAACGAAATTTTCAACAGCAACAGCAAGATTTTTATCAACAAAATAATAGATCAACTCAAGAAGAACCTAATTATACGAATCAATCGTCAGAAGGGAAGGACAAATTTCCACGTTCAACCAAAGTAGTTGGCGAGTATATTGATTTTGAAGAGATTGAAAAAAAATAATGTAAAGCTCCTTTTATAGGAGCTTTTTTTATGCTGTTTGTTAATGGGGGTTTCAAGTAGTATCAATAGGAGAGTGCCTCCTATTTAGATTCATGGATAAGGTATAGGAGTGGTTAGAGCTAGAAATAAGCTGTACTTTGTTTAACTTAACACTCTTTTGTCAATTAGTTGTATTGTTTAAAGTGTTTAAAGAGGACTGTTAATCGTCATTCTATCTATCTGCTCGATTACTTCTGACATATCTTCTCCAAAAAAGTCATGTGCCTTTGCTACTTCATATAGTTCAGGATAGTTTAGGGCAATACCAATAAAAGTGTAAGGAGAAATCTTTGTTTCGCTCGGTGGGAGATGTAATTCTAAAAGAGAAGTATACACCCAAATCATAGCACGTTCTTCGGGTGTGTAAAAAGGCTCTCGTTCTGTCAAATAGTTATGTACTTCGCTGTAATCTGCAGCATATTCGTTTGGAATATACTTTGTTGTCATTTGAATAAAATAGTAATTCAAAGGTACTCGAATATAAGCTTCATCTTCTTTGGCTAATTCCACAGCCGCAGCTAACATTTTTTTCTTTACAATTAATTTTCCGTCAAATCCGCGAGAAAAGAATAGACGATCATACATGCGATAATCCCAGCCTTCACGTGAAAGTTCACTCATCTTTTTGTATTCCTCCATGTATTTTGTTTGGATTCTTTGGTATAGATTTTCGTAATCTAATGGGAAATTTTCATAATTAGCATATTCAACTAGCAGTGTAGAAAAAGAAGAAAAATAGATGTAATTTAATGCAGCTTTACTTTTGTGAAAAATATAATTGTTACTAGATATATCTAGATTGCTAATAATGTAAATATAGTAGGATTCTCCAAAATCATCTTTTTTTTCCAGAATAGTCTTTATACCATCAATGTAGTATCTGTTTTTTAGATTAAATATAAAATTTGGATAGGAAAATCGAATAAAGGGAACTTTCTCATATAAATCATTAGTATGTAACTTGGGAGAGAAAATTAAAAAATCACCAATGACTGTAACTCTTGGATTGTTGGATTGATCTTCATAGATATTAACACCAAATACTTCCTGTATGCCTTGAGAAAAAGTCAATTCATCTGGAAATTGGAAACCATGATTCTTTAATCCTTCATAATATAACTCATTTAATAAATTGAGATCACTCAGACGATATTCAGATTCTTCATACCCATAAGCGGGTGGTTCGTTTAATCCTGCATATTCTATTCGTTCCATGGCTTCTTGATATTTTGTTTCTCTTCCTTTCATAACTTCTCTAAATAATGAATCTTCACTAGCCACATATTGAGGTAAATCTTGCCAATGAATCTTCTCTTTTTTTAACTCTTTATTTTTTTCTTCTTTTAACTCTAATTCAATTTGATCTGATGATGTTTGTTGTTCTCTACAAGTAAATAAACTCAAACTCAATAGTAAAAATGCTATGTTTTTTGTCATCATTTTTTATTTTAATTTTTTACTATACCCTTTTGGACGATAATAACCAATCCATCCTATATGTCCTTGTAAGGCTTTGCCTTTTAGTAAATAATAAGACACTCGACTATGATTATTATCGGTTCCTAATTCTTTGATTTTAGATTTTTCAGTATCATTCAAATAAGGAAATTTTGTGTTTACATGGGTGTCCATATCTGCACTTTTTGTTAAAGCTTCTAATATTGTAACTATTCCATTCGCTTTATTATATTCATATACAATGCCACAATGACCATTTAAAGGAGAGCTACTCCATACAAAAATATCGTCAGAAGGGAAGGGGAAATTTCCACGTTCGACCAAAGTAGTTGGCGAGTATATTGATTTTGAAGAGATTGAAAAAAAATAACGTAAAGCTCCTTTTGTAGGAGCTTTTTTTATGTTGTTTGTTTATGGGAGAGGCAAGTAGTATCAATAGGAGAGTGCCTCAGATTTAGATTCATGGATAAAGTATAAGGGTGGTTTGGACTAAAAATAAGCCCTACTTTGTTTAGCAACACTCTTTTGTCAATTAGCTCTTTTGTTTGTTTAAAGTGTTTAAAGAGGACGGTTAATTGTCATATTATCTATCTGCTCGATCACTTCTGACATATCTTCTCCAAAAAAATCATGTGCCTTTGCTACTTCATATAGTTCAGGATAGTTTAGGGCAATACCAATAAAAGTGTAAGGAGAAATCTTTGTTTCGCTCGGTGGGAGATGTAATTCTAAAAGAGAAGTATACACCCAAATCATAGCACGTTCTTCGGGTGTGTAAAAAGGCTCTCGTTCTGTCAAATAGTTATGTACTTCGCTGTAATCTGCAGCATATTCGTTTGGAATATACTTTGTTGTCATTTGAATAAAATAGTAATTCAAAGGCACTCGAATATAAGCTTCATCTTCTTTGGCTAATTCCACAGCCGCAGCTAACATTTTTTTCTTTACAATTAGTTTTCCGTCAAATCCGCGAGAAAAGAATAGACGATCATACATGCGATAATCCCAGCCTTCACGTGAAAGTTCACTCATCTTTTTGTATTCCTCCATGTATTTTGTTTGGATTCTTTGGTATATATCATGGCACTCCTGAGAAAACCCTTCATAACCAAAATCTTTCACAAATTCATAAGGTAAAAAATCATATACTTTAATTAGTGCAGCTCGACTGTTGTGAAAAATATAATTATTATATGCAAGATCATAAGAATTTACGTTATATGCATAATACTCTTTGTCATAATCATCTAAATGTTTTTCCACATAACCAGGGCTAAAACTAAAGAAATATCTATGTTCTAAATCAAAAATATAATTTCCATAGGTAAAATACAGTAACGGAACTTTATCATATCTATCCTGCATGTATACTTTAGGTGATAGTATTAGAAAATTTTCTATTTTTTTTATTTTGGAATTACTTGAATAATCAGCATAGATATCTACGTTAAAAATTTTCATAATCTGTTGAGCAAAAATTTCTTCACTTGGAAATTGAAATCCAAAAGATTTTAACCCCAAATAATATAGATGATTCATCAAGTTTATTTCTTCCATTTTATAATCTTCTTCAATAAATTCCTGATCTTCAGGTAAACCTAGATTAAGATCATAAATACTTTCTAATAATTTTTGATTTTCTTCCGTTCGTCCTTCCATAACTTCAATGATTCCTTCTACTTTGTATTGAGGCATATGCAGCCAATCCCTTTTAGGTTGTGTTAATATTTGTTCTTGTGCTATTGGTTCTTGATTTTGTTTGTTGCAATTCAGTAATGAATAACAAATAAGCAACCATAGGGGTAGAATTATGTATTTCATAATAAGACAATAAATTCAGAGCTAAGAGATGAAGAAAGGGAAGAGTTTTGTTGGTTCATGCTTTTTGATACACCACAACAAGAATCAAACCGAAATAATGACACAAGATTCTTCAACTTTGTTTTCAATATGTATTCGTCTAGTTATATACGTTTTTTTATATAAATAATTCGATTTGATCATATAAAAGCAAAAAACAATACCAATCCAAGGAATATATGTTGAGTAGTGAACGCAATTTCTTTGGGAGAAGTTAGTTGCTAAATAGAACAAAAATAGGAGAGGGGCTTACAGTTAATAAAAAGCGACTCATAAAAAAACAAAAAAAGCCAAAAACAAAAGCATCCATCTAATCTTAAAATTACTTACTTTAGCTAATTGAACAGAATTCAAACCTCGCAAAGTAATTTTATAGCATGAATGCAGTAAAAAA
The window above is part of the Myroides odoratus DSM 2801 genome. Proteins encoded here:
- a CDS encoding DNA topoisomerase IV subunit B, with the protein product MQNQNQYTEDNIRSLDWKEHIRMRPGMYIGKLGDGSSPDDGIYILIKEVIDNSIDEFVMGTGKTIEVTLKDKMVTVRDFGRGIPLGKVIDVVSKMNTGGKYDSKAFKKSVGLNGVGTKAVNALSNYFRVVSVRDNQQKAAEFSAGDLVNEEELTETTKRKGTKVSFIADEKIFKNYKYRKEYIERMLKNYCYLNKGLTIIFNGEKFYSENGLMDLLNENIDAEDQVYPIIHLTGDDIEVAITHSKTQYSEEYYSFVNGQNTTQGGTHLGAFREALVRTLKEFYNKNFEASDIRKSIVAAISVKVEEPVFESQTKTKLGSTDMGPDLPTVRTFVNDFVKTQLDNYLHKNPEIADALLRKILQAERERKELSGIRKIAKERAKKASLHNRKLRDCRVHLTDIKNPRYLESTLFITEGDSASGSITKSRDVNTQAVFSLRGKPLNSYGMTKKIVYENEEFNLLQAALDIEEDFESLRYNNIVIATDADVDGMHIRLLLITFFLQFFPELIKEGHLYILQTPLFRVRNRKETIYCYSEEERVAAIEKLKPKPEITRFKGLGEISPDEFQHFIGESIRLDPVMLDKSMSIEKMLEFYMGKNTPDRQEFIIDNLKVELDVVEE
- a CDS encoding DNA gyrase/topoisomerase IV subunit A: MSTEDNLNEDIQPNNLENGEFVEDHTELQEEEEKETITKVTGMYKEWFLDYASYVILERAVPAIEDGFKPVQRRIMHSMKELDDGRYNKVANVVGHTMQYHPHGDASIGDAMVQLGQKELLIDMQGNWGNILTGDGAAASRYIEARLSKFALEVLYSPKITEWQLSYDGRRNEPVNLPVKFPLLLAQGAEGIAVGLSTKVLPHNFIELIDASVKILKGKPFTLYPDFPTEGIADVSNYNDGLRGGRVRVRARISQLDKNTLVITQIPFSTTTTSLIDSILKANEKGKLKIRKIEDNTAANVEILIHLPPGTSPDKTIDALYAFTGCETSIAPLACIIQDNKPLFIGVSDMLKRSTHQTVDLLKQELEIELGELEERWHFLSLERIFIENRIYRAIEEEETWEGVLSSIDEGLKPFVIHLKRAVTQEDIIRLTEIRIKRISRFDIDKANQQIESLEGEIEQVKYNLEHLIDFAIKYFTNLKEKYGKGRERKTELRSFDTIEATKVVLRNTKLYVNRQEGFFGTSLRKDEYVCDCSDIDDIIVFLRDGSMVISKVEEKRFVGKDIIHIDVFAKNDKRTIYNLIYRDGKSGPTYIKRFNVMSITRDKVYDLTQGNAGSQILYFSANPNGEAEVVTILLRQLSNVKKLKFDVDFADLLIKGRIAKGNLVTKYAIKKIELKEKGISTLRPRKIWYDDTVRRLNVEGRGDLLGEFKPEDRLLIITQSGRVKTVVPELTTHFEEDMIVLEKWKPTKPISAIYYDGEKARYYVKRFVVENENREDVFISEHENSKLELISTDYRPVVEVVFSKVKGVQKENLVLDLEQFITIKGIKALGNQLTADKVKQIDHLESLPYEEVVEEEEVITYDVENLPDVNIDEDGQSSLF
- a CDS encoding phospholipase A, which translates into the protein MKWRFCVLCSCAVVMTISTSYGQTVSDDHLFENTTVHSLTERWDLSSTAKRKTFTISPYKPIYLLPARWTSKPNMQPFSYSEHMGQPQAVDYNRVEARFQLSFKTKVTEGLLFGKGDVWLAFTQTANWQVYNGEISRPFRELNYEPEVIFNYPLNLSIGNFKVKMAGFAFNHQSNGKSEPTSRSWNRVIMHAGMEYNQWTFMLKPWIRLGEKNKTDDNALITEYYGKGELTVAYQHNGQVLTFMTRNNMRLNSRYKGFHELTYTYPIKNNLKAFFVVNNGYGESLIDYNWNQTTIGIGISLMEWY
- a CDS encoding DUF5367 domain-containing protein, which encodes MNKATPSFIFPILSIGFLVWLLATLAFRFAGQFFFLTESPTILSILYLIVVPSMIFLSLFTFKKFNLIGFEKTAAGILLVLPGMLIDTFAIQFFEAIFPNMPATRAASFGSWLMWAYSIVLVTAIISGVRPKQG
- the hemN gene encoding oxygen-independent coproporphyrinogen III oxidase, translated to MATPLIQKYNVPGPRYTSYPTVPYWDETSFSRDKWLKSVKETFDQTNEQEGISLYIHLPYCESLCTFCGCHKHITKRHDVEVPYIQAILKEWELYCNILVDKPIIKEIHLGGGTPTFFAPAHLQTLIEGILSRGIKAEGYEFSFEGHPNNTTREHLQTLYNLGFRRVSFGVQDYNREIQKAINRNQTFHDVAKVTLWAKEMGYTSISHDIIFGLPFQQIEHVIDTIEKTKSLSPDRLAFYSYAHVPWIKGNGQRGFKDEDVPKDEEKRKLYEIGKNLLEEKGYIEIGMDHFALKTDSLYKAMNTNSIHRNFMGYTSSKTDLMIGLGVSSISDSWTAFAQNEKNIGAYYEALANNEIPVVKGHILNEEDLIIRKHILHLMCNLQTDLTSDLHLIDFTPMLEELKEMENDQLITIQNNVITINKLGRAFVRNICMALDLRLQRNKPERALFSMTI
- a CDS encoding rhodanese-like domain-containing protein translates to MKNIILTAILLMFSFFKVSAQEVKAKELVNPTTFESQIANKKVQLIDVRTPKEYKEGTILNAVNIDFLDESFSKNIKQLDKKQPVYIFCQSGKRSAVAAEKMQEAGFDVIELAGGYKAWKAEKD
- a CDS encoding DUF4834 family protein: MDIASFGSFLRTLVIIVVIYYAFKFAMRYLFPLFVYKMAKKVERNFQQQQQDFYQQNNRSTQEEPNYTNQSSEGKDKFPRSTKVVGEYIDFEEIEKK